Part of the Sphingorhabdus pulchriflava genome is shown below.
AATGGCGTGAAGCCGCCAACCAATCACGCACCACAGCAGCAATCGCGCCCCGGCCCGCGCCGCTCGTACGGTCGTGCGCGCGCGCTTTTCCTGTTACGAGCAGCACCACACGCAGCCGCTGATGAATGGCTTGCTCAAGTGTGTAATCGAGCCTTGCATGCGCACCGGCCAGCCCCTGCCCGTGTAAATCAATGCTGATATCTGGGATTACCGCGCCTTTATGAAAGCGCCGATCCCAGTGCGAATCAAGATTGCTGTCGATGGCTTTAGGCTGTTTGGAAATCGCGTCGCCCTGGCGAAGGCCAGGGCCGCTGGAGGTTCGCGCTTTGCTGGAAGCGGCCCCGGCCTTCGCCGGGGCGACGCTTTCGTCGACCGGATGCGGGTGCAGCGCCACCTTTACGGGATGCAAGGGCTTCACCGTTTCAACCACGCGGTTCCAAAGCGACCGCTCCTCCGGATGGAGGCGGCGGGCCATTATTCGGCGGGGATCAGGCGCGCGACCGCAGCCTTAGGCAGGAACAGCAACGCGCTTCCACGAGCCGACATGCCACCGGCAATTGCCCGGGCACGGTCACCTGCCCCCCAGAAACTGTCGAAGCGGTTTGCGCCCTTGATCGCGCCACCAGTATCCTGCGCGACCCAGACGCCATTGGGTTCAGCCCGGTCGAGCGACAGCCAGACTGGCGCGCCAAGCGGCACATATTTGGGATCGACGGCAACGCTCGCCTCGCCCACTACCGGATAGCCCATAGCACCGAGCGGCCCTGCCCCGGTCAATTCGCGGAAGAAGACGAAGCTTTTGTTTTCGTTCATGATCTTCTTCCCCTCTTCAGGGTTTTCGCGCAGATATTTGACGATGCCCTGCATCGATCCATCGGTAATCAGGCCGCGATCCTTCATCAGCCTGCCTATGCCGGTATAGCCGCGCCCATTCTGGCTTTCATAGCCGATACGCATCACCCCGCCATCGGGAAGACGCAACCGACCTGACCCCTGGATCTGCAGGAAGAAAAATTCGATTGGGTCCGCCGCCCAGGCAATTTCGAGCCCACGCCCAGCCAGCGAGCCATCGACGATCGCGGCGCGCTCGTCAT
Proteins encoded:
- a CDS encoding Smr/MutS family protein: MARRLHPEERSLWNRVVETVKPLHPVKVALHPHPVDESVAPAKAGAASSKARTSSGPGLRQGDAISKQPKAIDSNLDSHWDRRFHKGAVIPDISIDLHGQGLAGAHARLDYTLEQAIHQRLRVVLLVTGKARAHDRTSGAGRGAIAAVVRDWLAASRHSSHIAAVRQAHPRHGGDGALYIVLKR
- a CDS encoding murein transglycosylase A, which codes for MKSPIFALALPTLLLSACSGGIIPKGGASAPSTTPAPDVAAKPVPSTPVPPIAAAAATGEILNAASAGLVRGPAIGGLSVDPRKTNLALASFRTSCPGLLKRTDNSGLTQGSDWQDACDAVKTWTGDAISFFATYMDAVQVGEGKAFVTGYFEPEIAGSRTKQPGYDIAIYKRPSDLIDVDLGLFSDELKGKSIRGKVQGTKFIPYDERAAIVDGSLAGRGLEIAWAADPIEFFFLQIQGSGRLRLPDGGVMRIGYESQNGRGYTGIGRLMKDRGLITDGSMQGIVKYLRENPEEGKKIMNENKSFVFFRELTGAGPLGAMGYPVVGEASVAVDPKYVPLGAPVWLSLDRAEPNGVWVAQDTGGAIKGANRFDSFWGAGDRARAIAGGMSARGSALLFLPKAAVARLIPAE